ACTTCGCCGGCTACAAGAACCCGCGGCTCGACGCGCTGATCGACTCGGTGGTGGTGGAGCCCGACACCGTCCGCTCGCGCGGGATGTGGCAGCGCATCGAGCAGATCCTGATCGACGACGCCGTGTACGCGCCGATCTTCCTGGACCCCGAGTACTACGGCGTGAGCTCGCGCTTCCGCGGCGTGAAGTTCCGCGGCCCCGAGTGGTGGGAGGACGCCATCTACTGGTGGATCCCCGAGAACCTGCGCCTCCCCCGCGACCGCCAGCAGCCGTAGCCGCGTCGCATCTCCCGAACGCGACGAAGCCCCTCGCCCGGAGTCCGGGCGGGGGGCTTCGTTTCGCGCCGAGGGGGCGCCCTTGTTTTTGCACGTCTCGCGCTCAAGCTTTACCGGCAGTCGCTGCGCTCACGAAGGAGGACCGATGCAGCACGCCTATCGAGCCCACGCCCAGGTGGCGGAGAACGGATCGCTCACGCTCGAGAACCTGCCTTTCACCGCGGGTGAAGAGGTGGAGGTCATCGTGCTCGCGGAAGCGCGCAAGGCACGGGAGCAGCGCTATCCCCTGCGCGGAATGCCGGTGACCTATGCGGACCCGACCGCGCCGGTGGCGGAAGGCGAGTGGGACGCGCTCCGGTGATCGTCCTCGACACGCACATCTGGATCTGGTGGGTGCATGGAGACGCCCGCCTGGACCGCGAGCAGGAGGAAGTGGTCCGGGAGCACGAGCCGGCAGGGCTGGGGTAAGCGCCATCGCCTGCTGGGAGGTGGCGAAGCTGGTGGAATACAAGCGCCTGGCGCTCCCGTACCCCACTCTCGAGTGGTTGGAGAAGGCCCTCTCCTATCCCGGCGTCCAGCTGCTCCCGCTCACTCCGCAGATCGCAGCCGAGTCCACGCAGCTGCCGCGCGAGTTCCACAAAGACCCCGCCGATCAGATCCTCGTCGCGACCGCCCGCGTGCTCGGGTGTCCGCTGGTGACCGCCGACGAGAAGATCCGCCGGTATCCGCACGTGCAGGTCCTGCCCTGAACGCGAACCCCGGTGCACAAAGAAGTACCCTCTCCAGGTTCCGGAAGAGGGTACGATCGATAGTCCAGGCGCCGTTCGGTCGCTAGTCCGCGGCGCTGTCGGGCGGCGGATTCGGCGGGAGGCCGCGGGCGGCGCCGGCGGAGCGGGCGGACTCGGGGGCGGGGAGCGGCGGCGTGGGGAAGCCGTGCTTCCGGTTGAGGTAGAAGTCGGCCAGCTTCGCCCCGATCGGCGCCGCCGAGCCCGAGCCCGACTCGCCGAACTCCACGATCACGGCGACGACGATCTCGGGCGCGCCGTTCCTGGGCCCCGCGAAGCCGGTGAACCAGCCGTGCGGCTTCTTGGGGTCGGCGGTGTTCTGCGAGGTGCCCGTCTTGCCGTACAGGCGCCAGCGCGCGAGCTCCACCGCGTGCGCGGTGCCGCCCTCCTCGATCACCCGCGCCATCCCCTCGCGCACCGCCTCCAGCGTGGGCCGGCTCACCCGCAGGTCCGTCTCCACCGGCGCCTGTGCGTCCAGGCGCAGGTGCGGGGCGCGCGCGGTGCCGTCGCCCGCCAGCGCCGAGAAGAACTGCGCCATGCGGAGCGGCGTCTGGTCGTTGGGCCCCTGCCCGATCGCCAGGCTCATCACCTCGCTGGGGGTGGGCTTCCACCCGAAGCGGCGCACGTACCACTCCTTCCCCGTGGGGAAGCGCCCGCTCTTCTCGCCCGGCAGGTCGATCCCCGTCCTGCGCGAGAAGCCCAGCCGCGTCCCCTCGCGCGAGAGCACGTCCAGGGTGAGGCGGATGCCGAGCTGGTAGAAGTAGACGTTGCACGAGTTGGCGATGGCGCGGATCAGGTCCTGCGGCCCGTGCCCCTCGCGCTTCCAGCAGCGCGAGTAGCGCCCCGCGTACGCCATCCCCCCCGTGCAGGAGATCGGCAGCACCTCCTGCGGCGTGATCACCCCGCGCTCCAGCCCCACCAGCGCCGTGGCCAGCTTCCAGGTGGAGCCCGGCGGGTAGGTGCCGCTCGCGGCGCGGTTCAGCAGCGGCCGGCCGGGGTCGGTGTTCAGCTGCCGCCACACCTCGCGGGGGATGCCGCCCACCAGCAGGTTGGGGTCGTAGTTGGGGGCCGAGTACAGCGCCAGGATCTCGCCGGTGGAGGGGATCATGGCCACCACGGCGCCGCGCTTGTCCTTCGGCCAGATCTCGTGCGCGTAGCGCTGCAGGTCCAGGTCCAGCGTCAGGCGCACGTCGCCGCCCGGCTGGGGCGCCTCGGTGAGCTCCTCGCCGAAGCGGCGCACCACCTTGCCGCGGGCGTCCACCTCCACGTAGCGCGCGCCCAGGCGGCCGCCCAGCGTGCGCTCGAACTGCCGCTCCACCCCGCTCTTGCCCACGTTCTGCCCGGAGCGGTAGCCGCGGAACTCCTCGCTCTCCAGCTCGCGGTCGTCGATCTCGCCCACGTACCCCACCAGGTGCGCCACCGCCGGGCCCGCCGGGTAGCGCCGCACCGGGTGCGACTGCAGGCGCAGCCGCGGGATGCGGCCCGCGCGCTCCTCCAGCCACGACACCTGCTCGAAGGTGAGGTTCTGCGAGATCGGCACCGGCTCGTCGGGGTGGCGCAGCGCCCACTCCTCGAGCTCCTGCAGGCGCGCCTCGTCGAGCCCCATCACCGCGGCCACGGGCGCCAGGCGCGCGCGCAGGGAGTCGGCCGGCCCCGGCTCCAGCGACAGGGAGTAGCCGATGATGGTCTCGGCGATCACCCGCCCGTCGCGGTCCAGCACGGCGCCGCGCGGGGCGGCCAGCGGGAGCACCCGGAAGCGGTTGTCCTCGGCGCGCAGCTCGAACTCGCTGTTGCGCAGCACCTGCGTGCGGAAGAACGCGGCGCCCAGCGTGCCCAGCGTGAGCACGATGGCCCCGGCCGCCTGCAGCGCGCGCTTGCGCCGGGCGTGCGGGTGGAACGGGTTGTACGGGCTCAGCGAGCGCTCGATGAACGGCGGCATGTCGGCGGGATGTGGGGGGAAGACCGGGTAAATGTATACACCCGAAGGCGTTCGCGCCAGTTTTTCGCCCGCGCCGCCCGCGCCGGGCCCGCCGGCGCCCTGGAAGCCGGGGAAAATCCGTGAACGGAGACTTGCGTTTTCGCGCCAGGGTGCTATTTTCCGGCGGCTCCCACGCCAGCGTCACGCTTCCTTCCGCCGTCCTCTCGCGGCACGCAACTTGACGTAGCCCGGCGCGAGCCTCTCTCACCAGACTCTGGAGGCGAAGTTTCTCACCACCGGCAGTCCGCCGGCGGGCGCCTCCGCCCCTGGAACACAATCTGGAACTTCTCTGCATGACTTTTCCCGCACAGACGGCCGCTGCCGAGCGGCCGCGTCCCGCGACCGCACCCGACGCGTCGGGCCTCCTGGAGATCCTCCCCAGCGGCAGCGGCTTCCTGAGGAGCGCCGCCAACGGCTACCAGGCCGCCGACGGCGACATCTTCGTCTCGCAGTCGCTCATCCGCCGCTTCGGGCTGCGCACGGGCGACCGCGTGGAGGGCCCCGTCGGCACCCCGCCCGGGCGGGGGAAGAGCGCGCCGCTGGCCGAGGTCGCCTCGGTCAACGGCCTGCCCCCCGAGCAGGCCCGCGGGCGCGTGGACTTCGGCAGCCTGCCGGCCACCTACCCCGACGAGCAGCTGGTGCTGGAGTGCGAGAGCACGCGCTTCCGCAACCGGAAGGACCACACCAACCGCATCATCGACCTGATCGCCCCGCTGGGGAAGGGGCAGCGCGCGCTGATCGTGGCCCCCGCCAAGGCGGGCAAGACCACGGTGCTGCAGAACATCATGGAGGGGATCTCGGTGAACTATCCCGAGGCCGTGCTCCTGGTGCTGCTGGTGGACGAGCGCCCCGAGGAGGTCACCGAGATGCAGATGCTGGGGCGCGGCGAGGTGATCGCCTCCAGCTTCGACTGCCCGGCCGAGCGGCACGTGGCCGTGGCCGAGATGGTGCTGGAGCACGCCCGGCGCCTGGTGGAGAGCGGGCGCGACGTGGTGATCGTGCTGGACTCGCTCACCCGCCTGGCCCGCGCGTACAACACCACCGAGCGCGGCACGGGGCGCATGCTCTCGGGCGGCATCGACAGCGGCGCGCTGGAGAAGCCCAAGCGCTTCTTCGGCAGCGCGCGCAAGGTGCGCGGGGGCACGGGGAGCCTCACCATCATCGCCACCGCGCTGATCGAGACGGGGAGCCGCGGCGACGAGGTGATCTTCGAGGAGTTCAAGGGCACCGGCAACAGCGAGATCGTCCTCGACCGCGAGCTGGCCGACAAGCGCCTCTTCCCGGCCATCAACGTGGACAAGAGCGCCACGCGCCGCGAGGAGCTGCTCTTCCCGGCGCACCTGCTGGACAAGGCGCACCAGCTGCGGCGGGCGCTCAACTCGCTCTCGCCCAGCGACGCCATCGAGCTGCTCAACAAGCAGCTGAACGACACCCGCACCAACGCCGAGCTGCTCGGCAAGCTGCGCTAGCCGGCGGACCGGCCTGCGTCACCAGCGGGAGAGGGACGGAGCTTCGCGCGAGGCTCCGTCCCTCTTCGTATGCAGAATTCGGTGACCTGAAACTGAATGTCTCACACGGAGTCAACGGAGTTAACGGAGAACTGCCGGGGTTCTCTGTTGACTCCGTTGACTCCGTGTGAGGCTTTTCGTCGGAGGATCAGAATCCAGAACAGTCCCTTTGAAGAATGGTCTATCAGTTCGTGGGTGCGGCGATCACCACGCAGGCGATGCGGGCGCCGGAGTTGCCGGAGGGGTCGGTCACCTGGTCGTCGGCGCCGGCGTGGATCACCAGCGCGGTGCCGTCGGCGTCGAAGAGCGGCGCCTGCCCCGGGTTCAGCGTGCCGGCGACCGTGGCCTCCAGCCGCCCGCCGCCGCCCGCGCCCACCACCAGGTTGGGCAGGTCGCCCAGATGGGGGCCGCGCGGGTTGCGCAGCCCGTGCTGCCGGCTGGCGGGGTTCAGGTGCGGACCCGCCGTGGTGAAGTCCGGCGTGTCGCAGCGCCCCACGGCGTGCAGGTGCGTGCCGTGCGTCCCCGCCGGCACCCGCGTAGCCACGACCGCCAGCCGCACCGAGTCGCGCCCCTGCGCCGTGGCGGTGAGCGTGCCCACCTCCTGCCCCTGCGCGTCGTAGATCGGCTGCGTGAACGCGCGCGGCCGCGCCGGCCCCGCCGCCTGCTGCGCCGCCGGCCCGCACGCCACCAGCACCAGCACCGCCCCGCCGAGCGCCACCGCCGTCCTCACACCCATCATCGTCCTCCTCCTCGTGATCGATTCCCGGGATGAGCCGGGGGCGGGCGCAAGGATCGTGCGTCCCGGCTCACGCCGGGATACCGGAGCGGTGCGGGGGCAGGGCGGATGAATCCGCGGCAACAACGGCGAGAAGCCTGCCTTCGCAGGCTGGTTCGGCACGGGGCCGGCTTCGGCGCCGGGAGGCTGGTTCCCCAGGCGCGAAGCGCGCGGGCGCAGCCCGCTAGTCCGCGCAGGCGGACTTCGTGTGGTTGTTGCTGCGAATTCATTCGCCCGACCGCCTGCTACTAACAGAATAGTTGACAGGCGGGCGGCGGCTCTTTATCCTCTACTACGGATTTAGTAGCAGGCCCGGTCGACCCTGAGTGGCGTCTGTCAGGATCCCGTGGTGTCGCTCGTTCTACTAGAAGTTTAGTAGGAAAGCTCATCGTGTGGGAGGCGAGATGATGATCGCGCAATGGATGCTGTACGGCGTGGCCGTCGCGCTGCTGCTGGGGCTCGGGGCGCTGGCGCTGGAGCGGGCGCTGGCGGCGTACCAGCTCCCCACCCGCTGGGCCTGGGCCGCGGCGCTCCTCCTCTCGCTGGCCGTTCCCGCCGCCGCGCGCCTCCTCGCCCCCGAGGCGGCGCCGGTGCGGACCGCCACCCCCGTGGTCCGGACGACGGCCGATCCGTCTCCCGCGGACCAGGCCCCCTCCCCCGCCCCGCCGCCGGCCGAGGCACCGGCTCCCGCGCCCTCGCGTCCGCGGCTCGGCCTTCCCTCGCTCGCGCTCCCGCAGCCGGACCTGTCCGCGCTCGACCGGCCGCTGCTGCTGGCGTGGGGCGCGTCCTCGGCCGTCGCGCTGCTGGCGCTCGCGGGGCTGGCGGCGGTGCTGGAGCGGCGGCGGCGGGGCTGGCGGACGGCGCATGTCTCCGGCGTCACCGTGCTGGTCTCGCCCGACACGGGGCCGGCGGTGGTGGGACTCTTCCGGAGCCGCATCGTCTTCCCCGAGTGGGCGTACGCGGCGGAGGGCGAGGTGCGCGCCCTGATGCTGGAGCACGAGCGGGAGCACGTCCGCGCGCGGGACCCGCTGCTGCTGGCCGCGGCGCTCGCCCTGGTGGCCCTGGCGCCGTGGAGCCCGGCGCTCTGGTGGCAGCTCCGGCGGCTGCGGCTGGCCATCGAGTTCGACTGCGACGCCCGCGTGCTGCGCCGGCGCGGCGACGTGCGGGCGTACGGCGCGCTGCTGCTGGAGGTGGGGCGGCGCGCGGCCGGGCGCCGCCTGGCGCTGGCCGCCTTCTCGGAGCCGGCGAG
The genomic region above belongs to Longimicrobium sp. and contains:
- a CDS encoding type II toxin-antitoxin system VapC family toxin; protein product: MAKLVEYKRLALPYPTLEWLEKALSYPGVQLLPLTPQIAAESTQLPREFHKDPADQILVATARVLGCPLVTADEKIRRYPHVQVLP
- the mrdA gene encoding penicillin-binding protein 2 codes for the protein MPPFIERSLSPYNPFHPHARRKRALQAAGAIVLTLGTLGAAFFRTQVLRNSEFELRAEDNRFRVLPLAAPRGAVLDRDGRVIAETIIGYSLSLEPGPADSLRARLAPVAAVMGLDEARLQELEEWALRHPDEPVPISQNLTFEQVSWLEERAGRIPRLRLQSHPVRRYPAGPAVAHLVGYVGEIDDRELESEEFRGYRSGQNVGKSGVERQFERTLGGRLGARYVEVDARGKVVRRFGEELTEAPQPGGDVRLTLDLDLQRYAHEIWPKDKRGAVVAMIPSTGEILALYSAPNYDPNLLVGGIPREVWRQLNTDPGRPLLNRAASGTYPPGSTWKLATALVGLERGVITPQEVLPISCTGGMAYAGRYSRCWKREGHGPQDLIRAIANSCNVYFYQLGIRLTLDVLSREGTRLGFSRRTGIDLPGEKSGRFPTGKEWYVRRFGWKPTPSEVMSLAIGQGPNDQTPLRMAQFFSALAGDGTARAPHLRLDAQAPVETDLRVSRPTLEAVREGMARVIEEGGTAHAVELARWRLYGKTGTSQNTADPKKPHGWFTGFAGPRNGAPEIVVAVIVEFGESGSGSAAPIGAKLADFYLNRKHGFPTPPLPAPESARSAGAARGLPPNPPPDSAAD
- the rho gene encoding transcription termination factor Rho; its protein translation is MTFPAQTAAAERPRPATAPDASGLLEILPSGSGFLRSAANGYQAADGDIFVSQSLIRRFGLRTGDRVEGPVGTPPGRGKSAPLAEVASVNGLPPEQARGRVDFGSLPATYPDEQLVLECESTRFRNRKDHTNRIIDLIAPLGKGQRALIVAPAKAGKTTVLQNIMEGISVNYPEAVLLVLLVDERPEEVTEMQMLGRGEVIASSFDCPAERHVAVAEMVLEHARRLVESGRDVVIVLDSLTRLARAYNTTERGTGRMLSGGIDSGALEKPKRFFGSARKVRGGTGSLTIIATALIETGSRGDEVIFEEFKGTGNSEIVLDRELADKRLFPAINVDKSATRREELLFPAHLLDKAHQLRRALNSLSPSDAIELLNKQLNDTRTNAELLGKLR
- a CDS encoding superoxide dismutase family protein, with amino-acid sequence MMGVRTAVALGGAVLVLVACGPAAQQAAGPARPRAFTQPIYDAQGQEVGTLTATAQGRDSVRLAVVATRVPAGTHGTHLHAVGRCDTPDFTTAGPHLNPASRQHGLRNPRGPHLGDLPNLVVGAGGGGRLEATVAGTLNPGQAPLFDADGTALVIHAGADDQVTDPSGNSGARIACVVIAAPTN